In the genome of Amyelois transitella isolate CPQ chromosome 25, ilAmyTran1.1, whole genome shotgun sequence, one region contains:
- the LOC106140741 gene encoding tubulin beta chain, whose product MREIVHIQAGQCGNQIGAKFWEVISDEHGIDPTGTYHGDSDLQLERINVYYNEATGGKYVPRAILVDLEPGTMDSVRSGPFGQIFRPDNFVFGQSGAGNNWAKGHYTEGAELVDSVLDVVRKEAEGCDCLQGFQLTHSLGGGTGAGLGTLLISKIREEYPDRIMNTFSVVPSPKVSDTVVEPYNATLSVHQLVENTDESYCIDNEALYDICFRTLKLTTPTYGDLNHLVSATMSGVTTCLRFPGQLNADLRKLAVNMVPFPRLHFFIPGFAPLTSRGSQQYRALTVPELTQQMFDAKNMMAACDPRHGRYLTVAAVFRGRMSMKEVDEQMMNIQNKNSSYFVEWIPNNVKTAVCDIPPRGLKMSATFIGNSTAIQELFKRISEQFTAMFRRKAFLHWYTGEGMDEMEFTEAESNMNDLVSEYQQYQDATAEEEGEFDEEEEGGDEGD is encoded by the exons ATGAGGGAAATAGTGCATATACAAGCTGGACAGTGTGGAAATCAAATTGGTGCCAAG TTTTGGGAGGTGATCTCTGACGAGCACGGAATCGACCCCACGGGGACATACCACGGCGATTCAGACCTTCAGCTGGAGCGAATCAACGTTTACTACAATGAGGCCACCGGGGGGAAATATGTACCCAGGGCCATCCTTGTGGACCTTGAACCGGGGACTATGGACTCCGTGCGGTCGGGTCCCTTTGGACAAATCTTCCGCCCTGACAACTTCGTGTTTGGACAGTCGGGCGCAGGAAACAACTGGGCAAAAGGACATTACACTGAAGGAGCCGAATTAGTGGATTCCGTTCTTGATGTTGTCAGGAAAGAGGCAGAAGGCTGCGATTGTCTACAGGGCTTCCAGCTCACCCACTCACTTGGAGGAGGCACTGGAGCGGGACTGGGAACTTTATTGATCTCGAAGATTCGAGAAGAGTATCCCGATCGCATCATGAATACATTCAGCGTAGTGCCGTCACCGAAGGTGTCTGATACTGTCGTTGAGCCCTACAACGCCACCTTGTCCGTGCATCAGCTGGTGGAAAACACTGACGAATCTTACTGCATTGATAATGAAGCGCTATATGACATCTGCTTCAGAACTTTGAAGCTGACTACGCCTACGTACGGGGATCTTAATCACCTCGTTTCTGCTACAATGTCTGGCGTCACCACTTGCCTCAGATTCCCCGGTCAATTAAATGCTGATTTGAGGAAGCTTGCAGTAAACATGGTGCCTTTCCCTCGTCTGCATTTCTTCATCCCTGGATTCGCTCCACTAACATCCCGCGGCAGTCAGCAATACCGTGCCTTGACTGTCCCAGAATTGACGCAACAGATGTTTGATGCAAAGAACATGATGGCTGCGTGTGACCCTCGCCACGGCAGATACTTGACCGTTGCTGCTGTTTTCAGAGGAAGAATGTCAATGAAGGAAGTAGATGAGCAGATGATGAATATCCAGAATAAGAACTCTTCGTACTTCGTCGAATGGATTCCCAATAATGTGAAGACAGCCGTTTGTGACATTCCGCCTCGAGGTTTGAAGATGTCTGCCACTTTTATTGGCAACTCCACTGCTATCCAGGAGTTGTTCAAACGTATTTCAGAGCAGTTCACTGCTATGTTTAGACGTAAAGCATTCTTGCACTGGTATACTGGCGAGGGAATGGACGAGATGGAATTCACTGAGGCGGAGAGTAATATGAACGACTTGGTGTCCGAGTACCAGCAGTACCAAGATGCTACTGCCGAAGAGGAAGGAGAGTTTGATGAGGAGGAAGAGGGTGGCGATGAGGGCGActag